A part of Oncorhynchus masou masou isolate Uvic2021 chromosome 21, UVic_Omas_1.1, whole genome shotgun sequence genomic DNA contains:
- the LOC135507654 gene encoding uncharacterized protein LOC135507654 isoform X2 codes for MANCMVFHTQIASIMEVLANAAVAEVCKLVDDDYAVFRLEITQSQKENSALRRKVQLLELKMVRERILATRPGSVKILDRYRGMARGNLTGGHRSFVKPAGHNTWKDDQPITVDEGSGTSTKNVIVIESANAEAAGSGVKLERSEGDEDPLHSRDIQSGAAHGVALPVATEDFTTTTAAPQTRTRCSITESAVHEDLLISGVAGT; via the exons atggctaactgtatggtttttcacactcaaatagcctccatcatgGAGGTGTTAGCGAATGCAGCTGTGGCAGAGGTCTGTAAACTGGTAGACGAtgactatgcagtgtttcgtttggaaataactcaaagccagaaagaaaacagcGCATTGCGAAGGAAAGTACAGCTACTCGAACTGAAGATGGTACGGGAACGCATCCTCGCCACTCGCCCCGGTAGTGTCAAAATCCTTGACCGATACAGAGGAATGGCAAGAG GAAATCTCACTGGAGGCCACAGGAGCTTTGTGAAGCCAGCGGGACACAACACATGGAAAGATGACCAACCAATCACTGTTGATGAggggagtggaacctcaaccAAGAATGTTATCGTGATAGAG TCTGCAAATGCAGAGGCTGCAGGTTCTGGGGTCAAGCTGGAGAGATCTGAAGGAGATGAGGACCCGCTGCACAGCAGAGACATCCAGTCTGGAGCAGCTCATGGAGTGGCGCTCCCTGTAGCCACCGAGGACTTCACCACCACTACTGCTGCGCCCCAGACCAGGACCCGATGCAGCATCACGGAG TCTGCAGTCCATGAGGACCTGCTGATATCCGGTGTTGCTGGCACTtga
- the LOC135507621 gene encoding zinc finger protein 35-like, whose product MATCNSNVMIFHTQIASVMEVLANAAVAEICKLVDDDYAVFRLEITQSQKENRALRRKLQLQELKVGRERAERTTRERVFASRPSSVKILDRYRGMTRGEGHLTGGHRSFVKPTGHKTWRDYQPIAIDEGSGTSNQHVILIESADAEAASPGGSSLVKQERTEGEEDPRHSRAIQIGAVGVAPPVATEDFASAPQSRAQCSITEVSGTPNAVLKSEKDTETLAVTQRFLHTGPDQMSDPERLELGPLGCPPAPGSEYLLYGNPSLRTVHSHGDSRDVLETGNDLSCSYTTEMDPVNMPLGLETQTDLSRGDWKQYSSSVYSEGCLDKKGEVIVIDERTVKGEAPLTWNVDETHLVVGHSQGRDFLDYRESLETNPNVASHSPLHTLRDLNPVSTSMGPSDSQSRDFFDQVLNSKDQRAKARGGGPTSGNSKEKRFCNEGFNCPQKVEIHQRVHIGVKPFSCTQCHMHFAEAGNLKRHQRVHTGEKPFSCVQCHMHFARTGDLKRHQRVHTGEKPFSCTQCHMRFAQAGNLKMHLKVHTGERPFACPHCGKRFSERRCLRIHQQKKHSIL is encoded by the exons atgGCTACCTGTAACTCAAACGTTATgatttttcacactcaaatagcctccgTCATGGAGGTACTAGCGAATGCGGCCGTTGCAGAGATAtgtaaactcgtagacgacgactatgcagtgtttcgtttggaaataactcaaagccagaaagaaaacagggcATTGCGGAGGAAACTACAGCTACAGGAACTGAAGGTGGGACGGGAGCGCGCCGAGAGGACAACGCGAGAGCGCGTCTTCGCCAGTCGTCCCAGTAGTGTCAAGATCCTCGATAGATACAGAGGAATGACAAGAG GTGAAGGACATCTCACTGGAGGCCACAGGAGCTTTGTGAAACCAACGGGACACAAAACATGGAGAGATTACCAACCCATAGCTATAGATGAGGGGAGTGGAACCTCAAACCAACATGTTATCCTGATAGAG TCTGCAGATGCAGAGGCTGCTAGTCCTGGAGGATCGTCTCTGGTCAAACAGGAgaggactgaaggagaggaggacccacGACACAGCAGAGCCATCCAGATTGGAGCGGTTGGAGTGGCGCCCCCTGTAGCTACGGAGGACTTCGCCTCCGCGCCCCAGTCTAGGGCTCAATGCAGCATCACGGAGGTCAGTGGAACGCCGAATGCCGTCCTGAAgtcagagaaagacacagagacattaGCTGTAACACAAAGGTTCTTACACACAGGACCTGACCAAATGTCAGACCCAGAGAGACTGGAGTTGGGACCACTGGGCTGTCCTCCTGCTCCTGGCTCAGAGTATTTACTTTACGGTAACCCGAGCCTGAGGACGGTTCATTCCCATGGGGACTCACGTGACGTGTTGGAGACTGGCAATGATCTGTCTTGTTCTTACACAACAGAGATGGATCCTGTCAACATGCCCTTGGGTTTAGAGACACAGACTGATCTGTCTAGAGGGGACTGGAAACAGTACAGTAGTAGCGTATACTCTGAAGGGTGCCTAGATAAGAAAGGGGAGGTTATAGTCATAGATGAGAGGACTGTGAAGGGCGAAGCTCCTCTGACATGGAATGTAGATGAGACTCACTTAGTAGTAGGACACTCACAAGGCAGAGATTTCTTAGATTACAGAGAAAGCTTAGAGACTAATCCAAATGTTGCTTCCCATTCCCCTTTACACACGCTCAGGGATCTCAACCCAGTGTCCACGTCAATGGGGCCTTCCGATTCACAGAGCCGGGACTTTTTCGatcaggtattgaactcaaaGGATCAAAGGGCCAAGGCTCGGGGAGGGGGACCAACATCAGGCAATAGTAAAGAGAAGCGGTTCTGTAATGAAGGCTTCAATTGCCCCCAGAAGGTAGAGATCCATCAGAGGGTCCACATAGGAgtgaaacccttcagctgtacccagtgtcataTGCACTTTGCTGAGGCTGgcaacctgaagaggcaccagagggtccacacaggggagaaacccttcaGCTGTGTTCAGTGTCACATGCACTTCGCCCGGACGGgtgacctgaagaggcaccagagggtccacacaggggagaaaccctt
- the LOC135507654 gene encoding zinc finger protein 76-like isoform X1, producing MANCMVFHTQIASIMEVLANAAVAEVCKLVDDDYAVFRLEITQSQKENSALRRKVQLLELKMVRERILATRPGSVKILDRYRGMARGNLTGGHRSFVKPAGHNTWKDDQPITVDEGSGTSTKNVIVIESANAEAAGSGVKLERSEGDEDPLHSRDIQSGAAHGVALPVATEDFTTTTAAPQTRTRCSITEVSGTPNAVLKAETETETETLIVTQRLLHTGSNHQSDPERLDCLPAPHSEHLMVFHQRQGTVNSRGDGDTLDTGVDDLSCSYATEMDPGNIPLGLETQTDLSRGDWNRYSSSVYSEGCLDEKGKVIVIDEVTVKVEGDAPPTWNANSHLGDEHSQDRDFLDYRGNLNVATHPLHTFRDRDPVSTSMAPSDSHGHVIFDQVLHLNDRAVAQARGGGATTVGKEKLANWNADETHLGEGHSQGNTSDFLDYRESLKTNLNVATHSPLHTVSMSMEPSDLHGRVFSNQVLNSNDQRAKARRGGATMGGKEKRFLCMFCNKGFSCSQKVEIHQRVHTGEKPFSCTQCHMCFTHAGNLKRHQRVHTGEKPFSCAQCHMCFAQTGDLKRHQRVHTGERPFACTHCGKKFSERSYLRIHQQKNHPTL from the exons atggctaactgtatggtttttcacactcaaatagcctccatcatgGAGGTGTTAGCGAATGCAGCTGTGGCAGAGGTCTGTAAACTGGTAGACGAtgactatgcagtgtttcgtttggaaataactcaaagccagaaagaaaacagcGCATTGCGAAGGAAAGTACAGCTACTCGAACTGAAGATGGTACGGGAACGCATCCTCGCCACTCGCCCCGGTAGTGTCAAAATCCTTGACCGATACAGAGGAATGGCAAGAG GAAATCTCACTGGAGGCCACAGGAGCTTTGTGAAGCCAGCGGGACACAACACATGGAAAGATGACCAACCAATCACTGTTGATGAggggagtggaacctcaaccAAGAATGTTATCGTGATAGAG TCTGCAAATGCAGAGGCTGCAGGTTCTGGGGTCAAGCTGGAGAGATCTGAAGGAGATGAGGACCCGCTGCACAGCAGAGACATCCAGTCTGGAGCAGCTCATGGAGTGGCGCTCCCTGTAGCCACCGAGGACTTCACCACCACTACTGCTGCGCCCCAGACCAGGACCCGATGCAGCATCACGGAGGTCAGTGGAACGCCGAACGCCGTCCTCAAGGCAGAGacggagacagaaacagagacttTAATTGTAACACAAAGGCTATTACACACAGGATCTAACCACCAATCAGACCCCGAGAGACTGGACTGTCTTCCTGCTCCACACTCAGAGCATTTAATGGTATTCCATCAGAGGCAGGGGACAGTTAATTCCCGTGGAGATGGTGATACATTAGACACTGGCGTTGATGATCTGTCTTGTTCTTACGCTACAGAGATGGACCCTGGCAACATTCCCTTGGGTTTAGAGACCCAGACTGATCTGTCTAGAGGGGACTGGAAccggtacagtagtagtgtatactctgaAGGGTGCCTAGATGAGAAAGGGAAGGTTATAGTCATAGATGAGGTGACTGTGAAAGTAGAGGGCGACGCTCCTCCCACATGGAATGCAAATAGTCACCTAGGAGATGAACACTCACAGGACAGAGATTTCTTAGATTACAGGGGAAATCTAAATGTCGCCACCCACCCTTTACACACGTTCAGGGATCGCGACCCAGTGTCCACATCAATGGCACCTTCCGATTCACACGGCCATGTGATTTTTGATCAGGTATTACATTTAAACGATAGGGCTGTAGCCCAGGCTCGTGGAGGGGGAGCAACAACGGTCGGGAAAGAGAAACTGGCTAACTGGAATGCAGACGAGACTCACTTAGGAGAAGGACACTCGCAGGGCAACACTAGTGACTTCTTAGACTACAGGGAAAGTTTAAAGACAAATCTAAATGTCGCAACCCACTCCCCGTTACACACAGTGTCCATGTCGATGGAACCTTCCGATTTGCACGGCCGTGTTTTTTCCAatcaggtattgaactcaaaCGACCAAAGGGCCAAGGCGCGGAGAGGTGGAGCAACAATGGGCGGAAAAGAGAAGcggttcctctgcatgttctgtaacaaaggcttcagctgctcccagaaggtggagatccaccagagggtccacacaggggagaaaccattcagctgtacccagtgtcacatgTGCTTCACCCATGCTGgcaacctgaagaggcaccagagggtccacacaggggagaaacctttcAGCTGTGCTCAGTGTCATATGTGCTTCGCTCAGACTGgtgacctgaagaggcaccagagagtCCACACTGGAGAGAGGCCGTTCGCCTGTACGCACTGTGGGAAGAAGTTCTCAGAGAGGagctacctcaggatacaccagcagaaaaaccATCCCACTCTATAA